The following coding sequences lie in one Chelatococcus sp. YT9 genomic window:
- the fmdA gene encoding formamidase, with amino-acid sequence MPDTIIKIDLNQSAYENDKVHNRWHPDIPMVAMVKPGDDFIVETYDWTGGFIKNNDDASDVRDIDLSIVHFLSGPIGVEGAEPGDLLVVDLLDVGALPESQWGFNGFFSKKNGGGFLTDHFPEAQKSIWDFEGLFTKSRHVPGVRYAGLIHPGLIGCLPDPKLLATWNEREVGFIKTNPERVPPLANPPFGPTAHMGRLKGEAKDKAAAEGARTVPPREHGGNCDIKDLSRGSKIFFPVYVPGAGLSMGDLHFSQGDGEITFCGAIEMAGWVHVKVDLIKGGMAKYGIKNPIFKPSPITPNYNDYLIFEGISVDEQGGQHYLDVHVAYRQACLNAIEYLKKFGYSGAQAYSILGTAPVQGHISGVVDIPNACATLWLPTQIFDFDINPSASGPQKFLDGSVDMPLAPDL; translated from the coding sequence ATGCCCGATACAATCATCAAGATCGATCTCAACCAGTCGGCCTATGAGAATGACAAGGTTCATAACCGTTGGCATCCGGATATCCCGATGGTGGCGATGGTAAAGCCCGGCGATGACTTCATCGTCGAGACCTATGATTGGACCGGCGGTTTCATCAAGAACAACGACGATGCGTCCGACGTGCGCGATATTGACCTGTCGATCGTGCATTTCCTGTCCGGGCCGATCGGTGTCGAGGGCGCGGAACCCGGCGACCTTCTCGTCGTCGATCTTCTCGACGTCGGCGCCTTGCCGGAAAGCCAGTGGGGCTTCAACGGGTTCTTCTCCAAGAAGAACGGCGGCGGCTTCCTGACCGATCATTTCCCTGAGGCGCAGAAATCGATCTGGGACTTCGAGGGGCTTTTCACCAAGTCGCGGCACGTGCCGGGCGTGCGCTATGCCGGCCTCATCCATCCCGGCCTCATCGGTTGCCTGCCCGACCCCAAACTGCTCGCCACCTGGAACGAGCGCGAGGTCGGCTTCATCAAGACAAATCCCGAGCGCGTGCCGCCGCTTGCCAACCCGCCCTTCGGGCCGACGGCCCATATGGGGCGGCTGAAGGGCGAGGCGAAGGACAAGGCCGCGGCCGAGGGCGCGCGCACGGTGCCGCCGCGCGAGCACGGTGGCAATTGCGACATCAAGGACCTGTCGCGCGGCTCGAAGATCTTTTTCCCGGTCTATGTGCCGGGCGCCGGCCTTTCCATGGGCGACCTGCACTTCAGCCAGGGTGATGGCGAGATCACCTTCTGCGGCGCCATCGAGATGGCGGGATGGGTGCATGTGAAGGTGGACCTCATCAAGGGCGGAATGGCGAAATACGGGATCAAGAACCCGATCTTCAAGCCGTCGCCGATCACGCCGAACTACAATGACTACCTCATCTTCGAGGGCATTTCCGTCGACGAGCAGGGTGGCCAGCACTATCTCGATGTCCATGTCGCCTATCGGCAGGCCTGTCTCAACGCCATCGAATACCTGAAGAAATTCGGATATTCCGGCGCGCAGGCCTATTCGATCCTCGGAACGGCTCCTGTCCAGGGCCACATCTCCGGCGTCGTCGATATTCCGAATGCTTGCGCAACCTTGTGGTTGCCGACGCAGATCTTCGACTTCGACATCAATCCGAGCGCATCTGGGCCGCAGAAATTCCTGGACGGCTCCGTCGATATGCCGCTCGCACCGGATCTGTGA
- the urtE gene encoding urea ABC transporter ATP-binding subunit UrtE — MLTVQDLHVAYGQSEVLHGLDFHVAPGEIVAIMGRNGMGKTTLMKALMGVVPTKSGQVTVGSDAITGLKSYERVARGIAYVPQGRMIFSTMTVKENIETGLTTTGESEVPESIYELFPVLLEMKDRRGGNLSGGQQQQLAIARALASKPKVLLLDEPTEGIQPSIIRDMARTLKRIRDERGLSIIVSEQVLSFALDIADRILVIENGEIVHEEDRDAVDEATISSFLSV; from the coding sequence ATGCTGACAGTTCAGGACCTGCATGTCGCCTATGGCCAGAGCGAGGTTCTCCATGGCCTCGACTTCCATGTCGCGCCCGGCGAGATCGTCGCCATCATGGGGCGCAACGGCATGGGCAAGACGACGCTCATGAAGGCGCTGATGGGCGTCGTGCCGACGAAAAGCGGCCAGGTGACCGTCGGTTCCGACGCGATCACCGGGCTCAAGAGCTATGAGCGCGTGGCCAGGGGCATCGCCTATGTGCCGCAAGGGCGGATGATCTTTTCGACGATGACGGTCAAGGAGAACATCGAGACCGGCCTGACCACGACCGGGGAGTCAGAGGTGCCCGAGAGCATCTACGAACTCTTTCCCGTGCTGCTCGAGATGAAGGACAGGCGCGGTGGAAATCTCTCCGGCGGCCAGCAGCAGCAGCTCGCGATCGCCCGCGCGCTGGCAAGTAAGCCCAAAGTTCTCCTGCTCGACGAGCCGACGGAAGGCATCCAGCCATCGATCATCCGCGACATGGCCCGCACCCTCAAACGGATCCGCGACGAGCGCGGCTTGTCCATTATCGTATCCGAGCAGGTGCTGTCCTTTGCTCTCGATATCGCGGACCGCATCCTCGTGATCGAGAACGGCGAGATCGTCCACGAGGAGGATCGCGACGCCGTCGACGAAGCCACGATCTCAAGTTTTCTTTCCGTTTGA
- the urtD gene encoding urea ABC transporter ATP-binding protein UrtD produces MIIPPKDPQKQFVLAVEALTVSFDGFKAVNDVSFYVDENEIRVIIGPNGAGKTTVLDLICGRTRATSGSIKFRDLELTKMSESNIVLAGVGRKFQNPSIYDDLTVFENLEISFPRGRSVFGALTFRRDAEVRARVEDIAETIFLADHLDERAEFLSHGQKQWLEIGMLLIQDPDLMMLDEPVAGMSVSERKKTAELLHKIIKNRSVIVIEHDMKFVEDIAHRVTVLHQGKVLSEGSMERVKHDPRVVEVYLGH; encoded by the coding sequence ATGATCATTCCCCCGAAAGATCCGCAAAAGCAGTTCGTCCTCGCCGTCGAGGCTCTGACGGTATCATTCGACGGTTTCAAGGCGGTGAACGACGTCTCGTTCTATGTGGACGAGAACGAGATCCGCGTCATCATCGGTCCAAATGGGGCCGGCAAGACGACGGTTCTCGATCTCATCTGCGGGCGTACCAGGGCGACATCTGGCTCCATCAAGTTTCGTGACCTGGAACTGACGAAGATGTCGGAAAGCAATATCGTGCTCGCCGGCGTCGGCCGGAAGTTCCAGAACCCTTCGATCTACGATGATCTGACGGTCTTCGAGAACCTGGAGATTTCCTTTCCGCGCGGGCGCTCCGTCTTCGGTGCGCTGACGTTCAGGCGCGACGCGGAGGTGCGCGCGCGGGTCGAGGACATCGCCGAAACCATCTTTCTCGCCGACCACCTCGATGAGCGCGCCGAGTTTCTCAGCCACGGACAGAAGCAGTGGCTGGAGATCGGGATGCTGCTCATCCAGGATCCGGACCTCATGATGCTCGACGAGCCGGTTGCCGGCATGAGTGTGAGCGAGCGCAAGAAGACCGCAGAGCTCCTGCACAAGATCATCAAGAACCGCTCGGTGATCGTCATCGAGCACGACATGAAGTTCGTCGAGGACATCGCCCATCGCGTGACGGTGCTGCACCAGGGCAAGGTTCTCTCGGAGGGCTCGATGGAGCGCGTGAAACATGATCCGCGTGTCGTCGAGGTCTATCTCGGACATTGA
- the urtC gene encoding urea ABC transporter permease subunit UrtC, which yields MVIRSKSADDTAFMKPLEVVSILIVAALILVVLPATLDAFRLNLVGKYLTYAFVALGLVLCWGFGGILSLGQGIFFGLGGYCMAMYLKLEASSVENTKIQSTPGIPDFMDWNQLTELPFFWLPFKSLTLTLILIIAVPTLFAFFIGAAMFKRRVGGVYFAIITQAIAAILTILIVGRQGYTGGINGITDLRTLQGWDIRTDSAKQILYFVNGGLLIACILLAQYVKRSKLGRVLVAMRDKEDRVRFSGYSVANFKIFAFCLAAAFAAIGGAMFTLQVGFMSPSFVGIVPSIEMVIYTAVGGRLSLFGAVYGTLLVNVAKTAFSESFPELWLFGLGALFIAVVMVFPNGLAGIYHSYVAPLVARLTRRRPAETEQPLQGAPAE from the coding sequence ATGGTCATTCGCTCCAAATCCGCCGACGACACGGCCTTCATGAAGCCGCTGGAAGTCGTCTCGATCCTCATCGTCGCCGCCCTGATCCTGGTGGTCCTCCCCGCGACGCTCGATGCGTTCCGCCTGAACCTCGTCGGCAAATATCTCACCTATGCCTTCGTGGCGCTGGGGCTCGTGCTGTGCTGGGGCTTCGGGGGCATTCTCAGCCTTGGCCAGGGCATCTTCTTCGGCCTCGGCGGCTACTGCATGGCGATGTATCTCAAGCTCGAGGCGTCGAGCGTCGAGAACACCAAGATCCAATCCACGCCCGGCATCCCGGACTTCATGGACTGGAACCAGCTGACGGAACTTCCATTCTTCTGGCTGCCGTTCAAGAGCCTGACTTTGACGCTGATCCTCATCATCGCGGTGCCAACGCTTTTTGCCTTCTTTATTGGCGCCGCCATGTTCAAGCGACGTGTCGGCGGCGTGTACTTCGCCATCATCACCCAGGCGATCGCGGCGATCCTCACCATCCTGATCGTTGGCCGGCAGGGGTACACCGGCGGCATCAACGGCATCACGGATCTCAGGACCCTGCAAGGCTGGGACATCCGCACAGACAGCGCCAAGCAGATCCTCTATTTCGTCAATGGCGGCCTTCTGATCGCCTGCATCCTGCTCGCCCAATATGTAAAGCGCTCCAAGCTCGGCCGCGTGCTGGTCGCCATGCGCGACAAGGAGGACCGGGTCCGGTTCTCCGGCTATTCCGTCGCCAACTTCAAGATCTTCGCCTTTTGCCTGGCGGCTGCTTTCGCGGCGATCGGCGGCGCGATGTTCACGCTGCAGGTGGGGTTCATGTCGCCGTCCTTCGTCGGCATCGTGCCGTCGATTGAAATGGTCATCTACACCGCGGTCGGCGGCCGGCTGTCGCTCTTCGGGGCCGTCTACGGCACGCTTCTTGTGAATGTCGCCAAGACGGCCTTCTCCGAGAGCTTCCCCGAACTCTGGCTCTTCGGGCTCGGCGCGCTGTTCATCGCCGTCGTCATGGTGTTCCCGAACGGGCTCGCCGGCATCTACCACAGCTATGTCGCCCCGCTGGTCGCGCGTCTCACACGGCGCCGCCCGGCAGAAACCGAGCAGCCGCTGCAAGGCGCTCCCGCGGAGTGA
- the urtB gene encoding urea ABC transporter permease subunit UrtB gives MFGDYSLGELTSIFVMQGFAGLILFSVFLLMALGLAIIFGQMGVINMAHGEFMILGAYVTWMCSTFFHSYLPALVPIYFFIAMILAFLASGALGVAVEWLMIRRLYKRPLDTLLATWGLSLILQQFYRSVFGPREVGVELPQWMLGSLPVTDVIEIQINGLFVMALTTIITIAVAVMMYRSRWGMQVRAVVQNRVMAGAVGINTEKVDRYTFGIGCGIAGIAGSAFTMIGSTGPTAGQLYIVDTFLVVVFGGAASLAGTIASAFTISQAQSIMEFFLSGSIAKVLTLLAVVGILMLRPQGLFVLKVRR, from the coding sequence ATGTTCGGCGATTATTCGCTCGGCGAGCTTACATCGATATTTGTGATGCAGGGCTTCGCCGGCCTTATCTTATTTTCGGTATTTCTATTGATGGCGCTGGGGCTTGCCATCATCTTTGGCCAGATGGGCGTCATCAACATGGCCCATGGCGAATTCATGATTCTGGGCGCCTATGTGACCTGGATGTGCTCCACCTTCTTTCACAGCTATCTGCCAGCGCTTGTCCCGATCTACTTCTTCATCGCGATGATCCTGGCCTTCCTTGCCTCCGGCGCCCTCGGTGTCGCCGTGGAGTGGCTGATGATCAGACGGCTCTACAAGCGACCGCTGGATACGCTGCTGGCCACCTGGGGGCTCTCGCTCATCCTGCAGCAGTTCTACCGGTCGGTTTTCGGTCCGCGCGAGGTCGGCGTGGAGCTGCCTCAGTGGATGCTGGGCTCGCTTCCGGTGACGGATGTCATCGAGATCCAGATCAACGGCCTCTTCGTGATGGCCCTGACGACCATCATCACGATCGCCGTCGCTGTCATGATGTATCGCTCGCGCTGGGGCATGCAGGTGCGTGCCGTGGTGCAGAACCGTGTAATGGCGGGCGCGGTGGGCATCAACACCGAGAAAGTCGATCGTTACACCTTCGGCATCGGTTGCGGCATTGCCGGCATCGCCGGCTCGGCCTTCACGATGATCGGCTCCACGGGGCCAACCGCAGGCCAGCTCTACATCGTCGACACCTTTCTCGTGGTCGTCTTCGGCGGCGCCGCCAGCCTTGCCGGGACCATCGCCTCGGCCTTCACCATCTCGCAGGCGCAGTCGATCATGGAGTTCTTCCTGTCCGGCTCCATCGCCAAGGTTCTCACATTGCTCGCGGTGGTCGGCATTCTCATGCTGCGGCCGCAGGGCCTGTTCGTCCTCAAGGTCAGGCGCTGA
- the urtA gene encoding urea ABC transporter substrate-binding protein, with protein MAYDKDRPQSDLRRRMLLGMAAMPFAGLALPRTALAQAPATSAVNTTGLAVTDTEVTVGILHSVTGTMAISETGSVQAEKLAIEQINAEGGVLGRKIKFIQEDGGSDWPTFAEKAKKLLVNDKCAAVMGCWTSASRKAVLPVFEQYNGMLYYPTFYEGLEQSKNVIYTGQEATQQILAGLDWVSKEKGAKTFYLLGSDYIWPRTSNKIARKHIENVLKTKVVGEEYFPLGHTQFNSVINKIKLTKPDVIYAIIVGGSNVAFYKQLKAAGIDLNKQTLVTISVTEDEIDGIGGENIAGAYACMKYFQSLDNPNNKQFVSAFKKMWGEKTVIGDVTQAAYLGPWLWKLTVEKAGSFDVDKIAEASAGVEFKQAPEGYVKIHPNHHLWSKTRVGRARPDGQYDVIYETAELMEPDPFPKGYQ; from the coding sequence ATGGCGTACGATAAGGATCGTCCGCAATCAGATCTTCGACGCAGGATGCTTCTCGGCATGGCCGCCATGCCATTTGCCGGCCTTGCCTTGCCACGGACTGCCCTCGCGCAGGCGCCAGCGACCTCCGCAGTCAACACGACCGGCCTTGCCGTTACCGATACTGAGGTCACCGTCGGCATCCTGCACTCCGTAACGGGTACGATGGCTATCTCTGAAACGGGTTCTGTCCAGGCAGAGAAGCTCGCCATCGAGCAGATCAACGCCGAAGGCGGCGTCCTCGGGCGCAAGATCAAGTTCATCCAGGAAGACGGCGGCAGCGATTGGCCGACCTTTGCCGAAAAGGCGAAGAAGCTGCTCGTCAACGATAAATGCGCGGCGGTTATGGGCTGCTGGACCTCGGCCTCCCGAAAGGCGGTTTTGCCCGTCTTCGAGCAATATAACGGCATGCTCTACTATCCGACCTTCTATGAAGGACTGGAGCAGTCAAAGAACGTCATCTATACGGGCCAGGAGGCGACGCAGCAGATCCTCGCCGGCCTCGATTGGGTCTCCAAAGAAAAAGGAGCCAAGACCTTCTACCTGCTCGGCTCGGATTATATCTGGCCGCGTACGTCCAACAAGATCGCGCGTAAGCACATCGAGAACGTCCTCAAAACGAAGGTTGTCGGCGAGGAATATTTCCCGCTCGGGCATACGCAGTTCAATTCCGTCATCAACAAGATCAAATTGACGAAGCCGGACGTGATCTACGCCATTATCGTGGGTGGTTCGAACGTCGCTTTCTACAAGCAGCTCAAGGCGGCCGGTATCGACCTCAACAAGCAGACGCTGGTCACGATTTCGGTCACGGAAGACGAGATCGATGGTATCGGCGGTGAAAACATCGCGGGCGCCTATGCCTGCATGAAGTATTTCCAGTCGCTCGATAATCCGAACAACAAGCAGTTCGTCTCCGCTTTCAAGAAGATGTGGGGCGAAAAAACCGTTATCGGTGACGTCACGCAGGCGGCCTATCTCGGGCCCTGGCTGTGGAAACTGACGGTGGAGAAGGCGGGGTCCTTCGACGTGGACAAGATCGCGGAAGCGTCCGCCGGGGTGGAATTCAAGCAGGCGCCGGAAGGCTATGTCAAAATCCATCCCAATCACCACCTGTGGTCGAAGACCCGGGTTGGACGCGCGCGCCCCGATGGACAGTATGATGTGATCTACGAGACAGCCGAGCTGATGGAGCCGGATCCATTTCCCAAGGGCTACCAATAG
- a CDS encoding ATP-binding protein, whose protein sequence is MSGQQRIDRVRREYNQWVTNQTLEDFALRFTAKRARRWSPLRVANTALGAISFLALEAIGAATTLSYGFTNASLAILAVSTLIFMTGVPISYYASRYGVDIDLLTRGAGFGYIGSTITSLIYASFTFIFFAIEAVILAIAIEMMTGLPRAIGYLVSALVVIPLVTHGITLISRFQLWTQPLWIVLQIAPFVAIMHYEPDVLSDWTGFTGRHGDLGGGFSLILFGAASSVMFSLVAQIGEQVDFLRFLPRERSGKRWAWWLALVSAGPGWIIIGALKMLAGSFLAVYALKQGVTEEQAVEPAEMYVTAFETIFGDPRVALYIACAFVILCQLKINVTNAYAGSIAWSNFFSRLTHSHPGRVVWLVFNLGVAVLLMELGVYRALENTLALYSNVAIGWVGAIVADLVINKPLKLSPAHIEFKRAHLYDINPVGVGAMLIATTVGISTFFGLAGELAKALSPFLALGAALVTAPLIAWATSGRYYLARTPKKSWQKRDSIKCCICEHAFEPEDMASCPAYAGPICSLCCSLDARCDDLCKPHARYPVQMRAALTRILPSKLHGWLTADVTYFLGVFFLAGGVIALTLTLIYLQSTSDPSVDPAIAAGLLWKAFFVLAIIIGVAAWLFVLVQASRTAAQEESRRQTTLLMNEIEAHNRTDAALQRAKDAAEAANHAKSRYVVGLSHELRTPLNAIVGYAQILENDTAIAAKQRGQIHVVRRSADHLSGLIDGILDISKIEAGRLDLSRDEIPLVEFLDQIVGMFKLQAAAKGLQFCFDRPANLPAVVYADGNRLRQVLINLLSNAIKFTVEGKVTFALAYRSPVAEFTIADTGPGIPAADLERIFEPFERGAGRPGQMPPGTGLGLTISKLLAGVMGGSITVTSEPGIGTAFKVKLLLSEVADPRPIIGSEDHITGYVGPRRTIFVVDDDPVHHDLMREILGPLGFIILHATHGEACIDMAHHVRPDLFLIDVSMAGMDGWALAQALREQGQDQARIVMFSASAVEAYRAAMARPFHDGYLLKPVEIRQLLREVQIQLGLEWEHGDDPTATLAQAPTGRSPLHAADVADLRRLGELGHIRGLQSRLDVIGRANPAQRGTVAELTRLVDTIDLPGFMTALDVMDQHDA, encoded by the coding sequence ATGAGCGGCCAGCAGCGGATCGACCGGGTCCGTCGCGAATATAATCAATGGGTCACGAACCAGACCCTCGAGGATTTCGCGTTGCGATTCACGGCCAAGCGTGCGCGCCGGTGGTCGCCGTTACGCGTCGCCAATACGGCGCTCGGCGCGATCTCGTTTCTTGCCCTGGAGGCGATCGGCGCCGCGACCACGCTCAGCTATGGCTTCACCAACGCGAGCCTTGCGATCCTAGCGGTCAGCACCCTGATTTTCATGACGGGCGTGCCGATTTCCTATTACGCGTCGCGCTATGGCGTGGATATTGACCTGCTGACGCGCGGCGCCGGTTTCGGATACATCGGCTCGACGATCACATCGCTGATCTACGCGTCGTTCACTTTCATCTTCTTCGCCATAGAGGCCGTCATCCTCGCCATCGCAATCGAGATGATGACGGGTCTACCACGGGCCATCGGCTACCTGGTCAGCGCGCTCGTCGTCATCCCGCTTGTCACGCACGGCATCACCCTTATCAGCCGCTTCCAACTGTGGACTCAGCCGCTCTGGATCGTCCTGCAGATCGCCCCCTTCGTCGCCATCATGCATTATGAGCCGGATGTACTGTCAGACTGGACGGGTTTTACCGGGCGCCACGGTGACCTCGGCGGGGGCTTCTCGCTGATCCTGTTCGGCGCCGCCTCCAGCGTCATGTTCTCGCTCGTCGCGCAGATCGGCGAGCAGGTCGACTTCCTGCGCTTCCTGCCGCGGGAGCGCAGCGGAAAGCGGTGGGCCTGGTGGCTGGCCTTGGTTTCCGCGGGACCTGGATGGATCATCATCGGCGCGCTGAAGATGCTCGCCGGTTCTTTCCTCGCCGTCTACGCGCTGAAGCAGGGCGTGACCGAGGAGCAGGCCGTCGAACCGGCCGAAATGTATGTGACGGCCTTCGAGACCATCTTCGGCGATCCACGCGTCGCGCTCTATATCGCCTGTGCCTTCGTCATCCTGTGCCAGCTCAAGATCAATGTGACGAACGCCTATGCCGGATCTATCGCCTGGTCGAACTTCTTTTCTCGCCTCACCCACAGCCATCCCGGCCGTGTGGTATGGCTGGTGTTCAACCTGGGCGTAGCCGTTCTTCTCATGGAGCTCGGCGTCTACCGCGCGCTGGAAAACACCCTCGCACTCTATTCGAATGTCGCCATCGGCTGGGTCGGGGCCATCGTTGCCGATCTCGTCATCAACAAGCCGCTGAAGCTCTCGCCTGCGCATATCGAGTTCAAGCGCGCCCACCTCTACGACATCAACCCCGTCGGCGTCGGCGCTATGCTGATTGCGACCACCGTCGGCATATCGACCTTTTTCGGCCTCGCGGGCGAACTGGCAAAGGCGCTATCGCCCTTTCTGGCGCTCGGCGCCGCTCTCGTCACGGCACCGCTCATCGCCTGGGCGACGAGCGGGAGATATTATCTCGCGCGTACGCCCAAGAAGAGTTGGCAGAAGCGCGACTCGATCAAGTGCTGCATCTGCGAGCACGCCTTCGAGCCCGAGGACATGGCCTCCTGCCCGGCCTATGCAGGCCCGATCTGCTCCCTCTGCTGCTCGCTGGACGCCCGCTGCGACGATCTCTGCAAGCCACACGCGCGCTATCCCGTGCAGATGCGAGCTGCGCTCACACGAATCTTGCCCTCAAAGCTGCATGGCTGGCTGACAGCCGATGTCACCTATTTTCTGGGTGTGTTCTTCCTGGCGGGCGGCGTCATCGCCCTTACACTCACCCTCATCTATCTGCAGAGCACCAGCGATCCATCCGTTGACCCGGCCATCGCCGCCGGCCTTCTCTGGAAAGCCTTCTTCGTTCTCGCCATCATCATCGGCGTAGCTGCCTGGCTATTCGTCCTCGTTCAAGCGAGCCGCACCGCGGCCCAGGAAGAATCCCGCCGGCAGACGACACTCCTGATGAACGAGATCGAGGCGCACAACCGTACTGATGCTGCTCTGCAGCGCGCCAAGGATGCGGCCGAAGCCGCCAACCACGCCAAGAGCCGTTACGTTGTGGGGCTGAGCCACGAGCTGCGGACGCCGCTCAACGCCATCGTCGGCTATGCGCAGATCCTCGAGAATGACACCGCGATCGCCGCAAAGCAGCGCGGGCAGATCCATGTCGTCCGTCGCAGTGCCGATCACCTGTCTGGTCTGATCGACGGCATCCTCGACATATCCAAGATCGAGGCCGGCCGGCTTGATCTCTCACGCGACGAAATCCCCCTGGTCGAATTCCTCGACCAGATCGTCGGCATGTTCAAGCTGCAAGCTGCCGCCAAGGGCCTCCAATTCTGCTTCGACCGACCCGCGAACCTGCCCGCGGTCGTCTATGCCGATGGCAACCGCCTGCGCCAGGTCCTGATCAACCTTCTCTCGAACGCCATCAAGTTTACCGTGGAAGGCAAGGTGACCTTCGCCCTCGCCTACAGGAGCCCGGTCGCCGAGTTCACCATCGCGGATACCGGGCCGGGCATCCCGGCGGCAGATCTGGAGCGAATCTTCGAGCCCTTCGAGCGGGGCGCGGGGCGTCCCGGTCAAATGCCGCCCGGCACGGGGCTTGGACTGACCATCTCGAAGCTTCTCGCCGGCGTGATGGGCGGCAGCATCACCGTGACGAGCGAGCCCGGCATAGGCACTGCCTTCAAGGTCAAGCTGCTCTTGTCGGAAGTGGCGGATCCCCGCCCGATCATCGGGAGCGAGGATCATATCACCGGCTATGTCGGTCCGCGGCGGACGATCTTCGTGGTCGATGACGACCCAGTCCACCACGATCTCATGCGTGAGATTCTCGGTCCTCTCGGCTTCATCATTCTCCATGCGACCCATGGCGAAGCTTGTATCGACATGGCGCACCACGTCCGTCCGGATCTCTTCCTGATCGACGTCTCCATGGCTGGCATGGATGGCTGGGCCCTGGCGCAAGCCCTGCGCGAACAGGGCCAGGATCAGGCGCGCATCGTCATGTTTTCGGCCAGCGCCGTGGAAGCCTACAGAGCCGCAATGGCCCGCCCCTTCCATGATGGATATCTGCTGAAGCCCGTCGAGATCCGCCAGCTCCTCCGCGAAGTCCAGATCCAACTCGGGCTCGAATGGGAGCACGGGGACGATCCCACAGCAACCCTGGCACAAGCTCCCACCGGTCGCTCTCCCCTCCATGCCGCCGACGTCGCTGATCTCAGGCGCCTTGGAGAACTTGGCCATATACGTGGCTTGCAGTCCAGACTGGACGTGATCGGGCGCGCGAACCCCGCGCAACGCGGGACCGTTGCCGAACTCACGCGTCTCGTTGACACGATCGATCTTCCCGGCTTCATGACCGCTCTCGACGTGATGGATCAGCATGACGCATAG
- a CDS encoding response regulator transcription factor translates to MTHSHDSRRIALVVDDSPETLRLLTDALDAAGFTVMVALDGESALKIAGHITPDVVLLDAVMPGMSGFTACRRLKQEPPLAHVPVIFMTGLTETAHILEGLAAGGVDYVTKPIVIDEMLARIRVHSTNARLTASAQAALDTSGRTLLAVDISGDVLWLTPVARKRLGPTLVKGKARPSALPAGLARWLRDVAAISESERQRELVTPLPGDPSSTLTFVGRMGEDEYLLRLGSGQVEDAPARLRQSFDLTHREGEVLWWIAAGKSNRDIAAILSLSPRTVDKHLEQVYLKLRVENRTAAATLALRSLGQL, encoded by the coding sequence ATGACGCATAGCCACGACAGCCGTCGCATCGCCCTTGTGGTCGACGATTCGCCCGAGACCCTGCGTTTACTGACAGACGCTCTCGACGCGGCAGGCTTCACCGTCATGGTGGCGCTCGACGGCGAATCCGCCCTGAAGATTGCGGGGCACATCACCCCGGATGTGGTGCTGCTCGACGCGGTCATGCCCGGGATGAGCGGTTTCACGGCGTGCCGGCGCCTGAAGCAGGAGCCCCCGCTTGCGCATGTCCCGGTCATCTTCATGACCGGATTGACCGAGACCGCTCATATTCTCGAGGGATTGGCCGCTGGCGGCGTCGACTATGTTACCAAGCCGATCGTCATAGACGAGATGCTGGCCCGGATCCGCGTCCATTCGACCAATGCGCGCCTCACCGCAAGCGCGCAGGCCGCCCTCGATACGTCCGGCCGGACCCTGCTCGCCGTCGATATCTCCGGCGACGTCCTCTGGCTCACACCTGTCGCGCGCAAGCGGCTTGGCCCGACCCTCGTTAAGGGCAAGGCGCGACCGTCGGCCCTGCCCGCCGGCCTGGCGCGCTGGCTCCGGGATGTCGCTGCAATTTCCGAGAGTGAGCGCCAAAGGGAACTCGTCACGCCCCTACCCGGCGACCCAAGCTCCACACTGACATTCGTCGGCCGCATGGGGGAGGACGAGTATCTGCTCCGGCTTGGGTCTGGACAGGTCGAGGATGCTCCCGCACGGCTGCGACAGAGCTTCGACCTGACACACCGCGAGGGCGAGGTGCTCTGGTGGATCGCCGCCGGCAAGTCCAACCGCGACATTGCCGCGATCCTCTCCCTGAGCCCGCGCACGGTCGACAAGCATCTGGAGCAGGTCTACCTGAAGCTGCGCGTCGAGAACCGCACAGCGGCCGCCACACTTGCGCTGCGATCGCTCGGCCAGTTGTAG